In Luteibacter mycovicinus, a genomic segment contains:
- a CDS encoding MNIO family bufferin maturase yields the protein MQPTIPPPFQGYGLGLRVPHYAEFLARQQPVDFVEVISENFMVEGGRPLDTLARIRDRYEVALHGVSMNLGSDDGVDLDYLRRLRALADTIEPLWLSDHVSWTGVGGINSHDLLPLPYTVEALDVLARNVLDAQDALGRALVLENPSTYLSFSDNTMDEPGFLKALCERTGCFLLLDVNNIVVSATNHGLDTEAWIERLPLDRVRQIHLAGHSQGVDMLVDTHDAPVPETVWDLYRRFVPRLGEVAVMIERDDHIPPLPELLSELDRARRPAIVTTP from the coding sequence ATGCAACCGACCATACCTCCACCGTTTCAGGGTTACGGGCTCGGGCTTCGCGTACCTCACTACGCCGAATTCCTCGCGCGTCAGCAGCCGGTGGATTTCGTCGAAGTCATCTCGGAAAACTTCATGGTCGAAGGCGGCCGGCCCCTGGATACGCTTGCGCGCATCCGTGACCGCTACGAAGTCGCTTTGCACGGCGTATCCATGAATCTGGGCTCGGACGACGGTGTCGACCTCGACTATCTCAGACGCCTGCGCGCGCTGGCCGACACCATAGAGCCCCTGTGGCTATCCGATCACGTTTCCTGGACCGGTGTCGGCGGCATCAACTCCCACGACCTGCTCCCTCTTCCCTATACGGTCGAAGCGCTCGATGTCCTCGCCAGAAACGTGCTCGATGCGCAGGACGCCCTCGGACGCGCACTCGTGCTCGAGAACCCGTCGACCTATCTGTCGTTTTCCGACAACACCATGGATGAACCGGGCTTCCTGAAGGCACTGTGCGAACGCACGGGATGCTTTCTTCTTCTCGACGTCAACAACATCGTCGTCAGCGCGACCAATCATGGACTCGATACCGAAGCATGGATCGAGCGCTTACCCCTGGACCGTGTGCGCCAGATCCATCTGGCAGGTCACAGCCAGGGCGTGGACATGCTCGTCGACACGCACGACGCCCCGGTGCCCGAGACCGTATGGGATTTGTACCGGCGATTCGTCCCGCGCCTCGGCGAGGTCGCCGTCATGATTGAGCGTGATGACCACATTCCGCCATTGCCCGAGTTGCTGTCGGAACTCGACCGGGCGCGACGACCGGCGATCGTCACGACGCCATGA
- a CDS encoding DoxX family protein, which yields MNEPRSFSGNSVRARWNAIAGAVESHIGHSFLALVARVSIAAIFFQSGRTKVEGFLTITESTYELFRTEYKLPLVPPEIAAHMSAYVETFVPVLLVLGIMTRLSATVLLGMTTIIEIFVYPDAWPTHLSWAAILLYLIARGGGRVSLDHAFGIR from the coding sequence ATGAACGAACCACGCTCTTTCTCCGGCAATTCCGTGCGCGCACGGTGGAACGCGATCGCCGGAGCCGTCGAATCCCACATCGGCCACAGCTTCCTGGCCTTGGTAGCCCGCGTCTCCATCGCCGCGATCTTCTTCCAGTCCGGACGCACGAAGGTCGAAGGTTTTCTGACCATCACGGAGAGCACGTACGAACTGTTCCGCACGGAATACAAGCTTCCGCTGGTGCCGCCGGAAATCGCGGCGCACATGTCCGCCTATGTCGAAACCTTTGTACCCGTACTCCTGGTGCTGGGCATCATGACGCGCCTCTCCGCCACCGTTCTCCTCGGCATGACGACCATCATCGAGATCTTCGTGTATCCCGACGCATGGCCTACCCATCTGTCCTGGGCGGCCATCCTGCTGTACCTGATCGCACGCGGAGGCGGACGCGTGTCGCTCGATCATGCATTCGGCATTCGCTGA
- a CDS encoding DNA-binding domain-containing protein: protein MTSASFQQAFAEALGADGSRTAFSDHPAFAVYRNTVMRGCIDALEANYPAVSCLVGRDWFRSAAAIFVGEDPPRDARLVAYGERFADFLARFAPAFELPYLPDVARLDRLWTESYIAPDASHLDVASWRQADPAAMASWHLTVHPATRTFASDLPAFSIWSPSRAGEAVHGDLVWEPETVLVTRRNHEVRVTPASPAVLSLVHACEAGLSLADAIRTTNDAHPGTRIDLLVPLLVEAGAFASP from the coding sequence ATGACGTCCGCGTCTTTCCAGCAAGCGTTCGCGGAGGCTCTAGGGGCGGATGGCAGCCGCACGGCGTTCTCCGACCATCCTGCGTTCGCCGTGTATCGCAACACGGTAATGCGTGGGTGCATCGATGCCCTCGAAGCCAACTACCCTGCGGTATCGTGTCTCGTGGGGCGCGACTGGTTCCGGTCGGCGGCAGCCATCTTCGTCGGCGAAGATCCGCCGCGCGACGCGCGACTCGTGGCCTACGGCGAACGCTTCGCCGACTTCCTCGCGAGGTTCGCACCCGCCTTCGAACTGCCCTATTTACCCGATGTCGCACGCCTCGACCGCTTGTGGACGGAGAGCTACATCGCGCCCGACGCATCGCACCTCGACGTAGCATCCTGGCGACAGGCGGATCCCGCCGCCATGGCGTCATGGCATCTCACGGTCCATCCGGCGACGCGCACGTTCGCCTCCGACCTGCCTGCCTTTTCCATCTGGTCACCCAGCCGGGCCGGTGAGGCCGTCCATGGCGATCTCGTGTGGGAGCCGGAGACTGTACTGGTTACCCGGCGCAATCACGAAGTACGCGTCACGCCAGCCAGTCCCGCCGTGTTGTCTCTCGTGCATGCGTGTGAGGCCGGTCTGTCGCTGGCCGATGCGATCCGTACAACCAACGATGCTCATCCCGGCACCCGCATCGACCTGCTCGTCCCCCTCCTCGTCGAGGCGGGTGCCTTCGCCTCACCCTGA
- a CDS encoding GH92 family glycosyl hydrolase — MNSHKARLPGRALAVALSLLLFGAIGDGQAREKTAATPPGSSLDLANPLVGTASLDRKELIGNAPPPGEPLYTGMTTPGASLPQSATEAAPVNINADLSFPTGVPVAYDYRRPAMVGFTGGGSTYGARGAPMVMPVVGDWTVPPDYATSYYDKATEKASPGYYAVDLATFHTKVELTASQWTSLMRFTFPESHRSNVVINLRRDGGDVEVVNDHTIRGVATAGRRDHDADGPYFVAEFSRPFASFGTFHANLSDKGEGLGGEDVHAGRRNVSGSYAGGYVTFDTKAGDQVVVRIAHGHSAEEADQRLHAQDSDTDFDRVHASARAAWAKLFDRVEVSGGTPKQRTLFYSTLYHSFASPRMIARKGEHYTDAAGKDQVAAYDHYGPVPFWDTGRNQITLLMLLEPGVVQDIMRSELDRAHERGYMNTSFHGDHAVFLYDGAMQRDIPFDYAAAYDALRKNATDPRGPRGYLAEYDKNGWISDIVPAGNPSPPYAGGKAGVATTLEYAWDDHALADVARRLGKKDDADLFERRSVNYRNVFDPSTGFFRGRTDDGKWISPFDPAEPYYNFMMKEGSGWSTLWLVPHDVQGLMNLLGGRDAFNAKLDTFFSTPYQPKGICRDCTGVIGQYVQGNQPDQQAPYLYAWSGQPWKTQALVRRILADLYGSDASGYGYPGMDDQGSTSSWYALSAMGFYPVDPATPDYIIGSPIFDRVRLRLGNGKVFEIVARNNSDRNPYIQSATLNGKPWTKPWFSHSDIAEGATLVLTMGPAPSKTWGTDPNDAPPSMSAAKKDPQ; from the coding sequence ATGAATTCACATAAGGCACGCCTTCCTGGCCGTGCTCTCGCCGTCGCGCTGTCGCTGCTGCTGTTCGGCGCCATCGGCGACGGGCAAGCCAGAGAGAAGACAGCCGCCACGCCGCCCGGATCGTCGCTCGATCTGGCGAACCCGCTGGTCGGCACCGCTTCGCTGGATCGGAAGGAACTGATCGGGAATGCCCCGCCCCCGGGTGAGCCGCTTTACACCGGCATGACCACGCCCGGCGCCAGCCTGCCGCAAAGCGCGACCGAAGCGGCGCCGGTCAACATCAACGCCGACCTCAGCTTCCCCACGGGCGTGCCCGTCGCCTATGACTACCGACGTCCCGCCATGGTGGGTTTCACCGGCGGCGGATCGACCTATGGCGCACGTGGCGCACCCATGGTCATGCCGGTCGTCGGCGACTGGACCGTACCGCCCGACTACGCCACCTCGTACTACGACAAAGCCACCGAGAAAGCGTCGCCCGGCTACTACGCCGTCGATCTCGCCACATTCCACACGAAGGTGGAGCTGACGGCGTCGCAGTGGACCAGCCTGATGCGTTTCACCTTCCCGGAAAGCCACCGTTCGAACGTGGTGATCAACCTGCGCCGGGACGGCGGCGACGTGGAAGTGGTCAACGACCACACGATTCGCGGTGTCGCCACCGCGGGACGTCGCGACCATGACGCGGATGGTCCCTATTTTGTCGCGGAGTTCTCCCGGCCTTTCGCCAGCTTCGGCACGTTTCACGCGAACCTGAGCGATAAGGGCGAAGGCCTGGGTGGCGAAGATGTACACGCCGGACGACGCAACGTGTCGGGTAGCTACGCGGGTGGCTATGTCACCTTCGACACGAAGGCGGGCGATCAGGTGGTCGTACGCATCGCTCACGGACACAGCGCCGAAGAAGCGGATCAGCGGCTGCATGCGCAGGACAGCGATACGGACTTCGACCGCGTACACGCCAGCGCACGCGCGGCCTGGGCAAAGCTGTTCGATCGCGTGGAAGTGAGTGGCGGCACCCCGAAGCAGCGCACACTGTTCTATTCGACGCTCTACCACTCGTTCGCCAGCCCGCGCATGATCGCCCGCAAGGGTGAGCACTACACGGACGCCGCGGGCAAGGATCAGGTGGCGGCATACGATCATTACGGACCGGTGCCCTTCTGGGACACCGGCCGGAACCAGATCACGCTGCTGATGCTGCTCGAGCCTGGCGTCGTCCAGGACATCATGCGCTCGGAGCTGGATCGCGCGCACGAACGCGGTTACATGAACACCTCGTTCCACGGCGACCATGCCGTGTTCCTGTACGACGGTGCCATGCAGCGCGATATTCCGTTCGATTATGCAGCCGCCTACGACGCGTTACGCAAGAACGCCACGGATCCCAGGGGCCCGCGTGGTTATCTCGCGGAATACGACAAGAACGGCTGGATCTCCGACATCGTCCCTGCCGGCAACCCGAGTCCGCCCTACGCCGGCGGGAAGGCCGGCGTGGCCACCACGCTGGAATATGCGTGGGACGACCATGCGCTGGCCGACGTGGCACGACGCCTGGGTAAGAAAGACGATGCCGACCTCTTTGAGCGCCGTTCCGTGAACTATCGAAACGTGTTCGATCCGTCGACAGGTTTCTTCCGCGGGCGCACCGACGACGGCAAATGGATCTCGCCGTTCGATCCCGCCGAGCCTTACTACAACTTCATGATGAAGGAAGGTTCGGGCTGGTCGACGCTGTGGCTCGTGCCGCATGACGTGCAGGGACTGATGAACCTGCTGGGCGGCCGAGACGCGTTCAACGCCAAGCTGGATACGTTCTTCTCCACACCTTACCAGCCCAAAGGCATCTGCCGTGACTGCACCGGAGTGATCGGGCAATACGTGCAGGGTAATCAGCCGGACCAGCAGGCGCCGTATCTGTATGCGTGGAGTGGTCAGCCGTGGAAGACGCAGGCGCTGGTACGTCGCATTCTCGCCGATCTGTACGGCAGCGACGCCTCGGGCTACGGCTACCCGGGGATGGACGATCAGGGATCGACGTCGTCGTGGTACGCCCTGAGTGCGATGGGTTTCTATCCCGTCGACCCGGCGACGCCCGATTACATCATCGGTAGCCCGATCTTCGACCGTGTCCGCCTGCGTCTTGGCAACGGCAAGGTTTTTGAGATCGTTGCCCGGAACAACTCGGACCGTAATCCGTACATTCAGTCCGCCACGCTCAACGGGAAGCCGTGGACCAAACCGTGGTTCAGTCATTCCGATATCGCCGAGGGCGCCACACTGGTGCTCACGATGGGTCCCGCACCCAGCAAGACCTGGGGCACCGACCCGAACGACGCGCCGCCCTCCATGTCGGCCGCAAAAAAGGATCCTCAATGA
- a CDS encoding BufA2 family periplasmic bufferin-type metallophore — protein sequence MNTATHSIAAAAALFAVSAAAISAPAQAAEQAAGKTVHCYGINSCKGTSDCKSGNHQCKGQNECKGQGFKAVSVQECKAQNGSTTPPAA from the coding sequence ATGAATACCGCCACCCACAGCATCGCCGCGGCTGCCGCCCTCTTCGCCGTCTCCGCCGCCGCCATCAGCGCACCGGCACAGGCCGCCGAACAGGCAGCCGGCAAGACCGTTCACTGTTATGGCATCAACAGCTGCAAGGGGACGTCCGATTGCAAGTCGGGCAATCACCAGTGCAAGGGGCAGAACGAATGCAAGGGCCAGGGCTTCAAGGCCGTCTCCGTGCAGGAGTGCAAGGCACAGAACGGCAGCACCACGCCGCCCGCGGCCTGA
- a CDS encoding MNIO family bufferin maturase, translating to MTLAPTAGIGFKPQHADDVFACASPALWLEIHPENYAVDGGPRLALLDALASRFPLSLHGVSLSLAGETPPDPVWLRRLRTLIERTQPVLVSEHLAWSSWDGNYLPDLLPFPRTHEALSRIVEHVDRTQTALGRRISLENPSHYLPIDGHEWSETAFLAELARRTGCGLLLDMNNVHVSARNLAADAHDYIDAFPLSFVTEIHLAGHAFDEGIEGLLIDSHDAPVATEVWDLYSYTLQKTGPVPTLIERDGNVPSFPTLLAERDIAQAILANAHGRTP from the coding sequence ATGACCCTCGCACCCACCGCGGGTATCGGTTTCAAGCCCCAGCACGCCGACGACGTCTTCGCTTGTGCGTCGCCGGCCCTTTGGCTCGAGATCCATCCGGAAAACTACGCGGTGGATGGTGGGCCGCGACTGGCCCTGCTGGATGCGCTCGCGTCGCGGTTCCCGCTGTCGCTGCACGGGGTCTCCCTGTCACTGGCCGGGGAGACCCCGCCCGATCCCGTGTGGCTGCGGCGACTGAGGACCCTCATCGAGCGAACGCAGCCCGTTCTGGTATCGGAGCACCTCGCGTGGTCATCGTGGGACGGGAACTATCTTCCCGACCTGCTTCCCTTCCCCCGGACGCACGAGGCCCTGTCGAGAATCGTCGAGCACGTCGACCGGACGCAGACGGCACTCGGGCGGCGCATCTCGCTTGAAAACCCATCCCATTACCTCCCGATCGACGGGCACGAGTGGAGCGAGACGGCATTTCTGGCCGAGCTTGCCAGACGCACGGGATGCGGTCTGTTGCTGGATATGAACAACGTCCACGTCAGCGCCCGAAATCTTGCCGCCGATGCCCACGACTACATCGATGCCTTCCCTCTTTCGTTCGTCACCGAGATTCATCTGGCCGGACACGCATTCGACGAGGGAATCGAAGGCCTCCTGATCGATTCGCACGATGCACCGGTCGCCACCGAGGTGTGGGACCTCTACAGCTACACACTGCAAAAGACAGGTCCGGTGCCGACCCTGATAGAGCGCGATGGCAACGTTCCATCGTTCCCGACGCTGCTGGCCGAGCGCGATATCGCTCAGGCGATTCTTGCCAATGCGCACGGACGGACGCCATGA
- a CDS encoding TonB-dependent receptor has product MTYLPHMLKRKPLCAALAVATLSFAGLLAVPATAFAQAAAPVATSSDATAQTTDGAKAKQDEKTRKTDKAKDDSTTNLDAVVVTTYAQSIDQNVQDKREANSIVEVINAQNIAQFPAKNIADALAHVPGVVISRESGEGKTVSIRGLAPELTLTELNGNYVASADTSAGLTRSFNYTLMPANMFSDIKLYKSLEARLDEGGIGGNVDLRTRRPLEMKANDGFVSANMAGSDNSSKIKPQVSALWSWKNKDETFGFLVAGSEQKRRDINYTANANSWHWWGDDCTDHATCTAPPTDIHGKPYGGDVAPNIDLWSGGGVVDQGGNTYNGYWMPQQFSTSRNQLDLKTKGAQATMQFKPSDHFLLTGNYFRFQREQTQITNTLEVPEWGLPGNSNYADQQGRLLANNGLSFDPSHTVVTGANYVLPPAGTGCNATVNPSTGAVRQAVDVCSTEIPWVTGNYSVEKATSQTLNLEGEWDNGGALSGTFNVGRTWAKGGPSVELGMAAKPRNFVNGAWVDGSNGAAWTLDGKPTLTAAPGVLQAMQNGAGQVDLGSTGSNMVNTTTSQNFAQADFTWAFDDSWMQSLQFGVKYRDNKAEQQSNEVRWYCKGTESQFQTCDPNAGQLPAGFLQANSLDGSSEVYNDNTFPAINFPAYYNYLNSTYDRVLYNHPENKSSIQEKIAAAYVQANFDTGTIRGNVGLRFVSTKQDLTVADQITTNNAVYYHDPAGNILICPASGVNAGGGACAAGDFQYLPREVAVIQNYTNATTSKRYNKLLPSFNIAWNVTDDFLVRAAGSQALARANYTDLAQLGSLTNNTQEYYNDRKQFGAPLPGWYGSGANADLKPFTATQFDLAGEWYYAEHSVLGLDLFQKKVKNFVVPVTVNNLTVNVGGTEENFLQYSTNANGRSGTSKGIELYTQHTWESGFGYIGNYTLNKTNETAVTLGDTAVGKAELIGSAKYAANVSVFYEKNGLLLRASDNWTGRTMQGLASGLPIYSQPYHQIDLNGDYEFNKHVMVTASVINLNKATPHQYLGGDTRARLVSLEYAGRQYYVGVTYKFGDGT; this is encoded by the coding sequence ATGACTTATCTGCCACACATGCTCAAGCGCAAGCCGCTCTGCGCTGCACTCGCCGTAGCCACCCTGTCCTTCGCGGGCCTGCTCGCCGTTCCGGCGACCGCCTTCGCGCAGGCCGCCGCACCCGTCGCGACGAGCTCCGACGCCACGGCGCAGACCACCGATGGTGCCAAAGCGAAACAGGACGAAAAGACCCGAAAAACCGACAAGGCCAAGGACGACAGCACGACTAACCTCGACGCCGTCGTGGTCACGACGTATGCCCAGTCCATCGACCAGAACGTCCAGGACAAGCGCGAAGCCAACTCCATCGTCGAAGTGATCAACGCGCAGAACATCGCGCAGTTTCCGGCCAAGAATATCGCCGACGCGCTCGCCCACGTCCCTGGCGTCGTCATCAGCCGCGAGTCCGGCGAAGGCAAGACGGTCAGTATCCGCGGCCTCGCGCCCGAACTGACCCTCACCGAACTGAACGGCAACTACGTGGCCTCGGCCGATACTTCCGCCGGTCTGACGCGCTCGTTCAACTACACCCTGATGCCGGCGAACATGTTCTCCGACATCAAGCTCTACAAGAGCCTCGAGGCGCGCCTCGACGAAGGCGGCATCGGCGGCAACGTCGACCTGCGCACCCGCCGTCCGCTGGAAATGAAGGCTAACGACGGCTTCGTCTCCGCGAACATGGCCGGCTCGGACAACAGCAGCAAGATCAAGCCTCAGGTTTCCGCGCTCTGGTCCTGGAAGAACAAAGACGAGACTTTTGGCTTCCTCGTCGCCGGTTCCGAACAGAAGCGTCGTGACATCAACTACACCGCCAACGCCAACAGCTGGCACTGGTGGGGCGATGACTGCACCGACCACGCCACCTGTACCGCGCCACCGACGGATATACACGGCAAGCCGTACGGCGGCGACGTCGCACCCAATATCGACCTCTGGTCCGGCGGTGGCGTCGTCGATCAGGGTGGCAATACCTATAACGGTTACTGGATGCCGCAGCAGTTCTCGACCAGCCGGAACCAGCTTGACCTGAAGACCAAGGGCGCCCAGGCGACCATGCAATTCAAGCCGAGCGATCATTTCCTGCTGACGGGTAACTACTTCCGTTTTCAGCGCGAGCAGACCCAGATCACCAACACGCTGGAAGTGCCCGAATGGGGCCTGCCGGGCAACAGCAACTACGCCGACCAGCAGGGCCGCCTACTCGCGAACAACGGCTTGTCTTTCGATCCGTCGCACACCGTCGTGACGGGTGCCAACTACGTGCTGCCACCCGCTGGCACGGGCTGTAACGCCACGGTCAACCCGAGCACGGGTGCGGTACGCCAGGCCGTCGACGTGTGCTCCACGGAAATCCCGTGGGTCACCGGCAACTACTCCGTCGAGAAAGCCACCTCGCAGACCCTCAACCTCGAAGGCGAGTGGGACAACGGCGGCGCGCTCAGCGGTACCTTCAACGTCGGCCGCACGTGGGCCAAGGGCGGACCGTCGGTCGAACTGGGCATGGCCGCCAAGCCGCGTAACTTCGTCAACGGCGCGTGGGTCGACGGCAGCAACGGTGCCGCATGGACCCTGGACGGCAAGCCGACCCTCACCGCGGCTCCGGGTGTACTGCAGGCCATGCAGAACGGCGCCGGCCAGGTCGACCTGGGCTCGACCGGTTCCAACATGGTCAACACCACGACATCGCAGAACTTCGCACAGGCGGACTTCACCTGGGCGTTCGACGACAGCTGGATGCAGTCGCTGCAGTTCGGCGTGAAATACCGTGACAACAAGGCCGAGCAGCAGAGCAACGAGGTGCGCTGGTACTGCAAGGGCACCGAGTCGCAGTTCCAGACCTGCGACCCGAACGCCGGCCAGCTGCCCGCGGGCTTCCTGCAGGCCAACAGCCTGGACGGCAGCAGCGAGGTCTACAACGACAATACATTCCCGGCGATCAACTTCCCGGCGTACTACAACTACCTCAACTCCACGTACGACCGGGTGCTCTACAACCATCCCGAGAACAAGTCGTCGATCCAGGAGAAGATCGCCGCGGCGTACGTCCAGGCCAACTTCGACACGGGTACGATTCGCGGCAACGTCGGCCTGCGTTTCGTCAGCACCAAGCAGGACCTGACAGTCGCGGATCAGATCACAACCAACAACGCGGTGTACTACCACGATCCGGCGGGCAACATCCTTATCTGCCCGGCATCGGGTGTGAATGCCGGCGGCGGCGCCTGCGCGGCAGGTGACTTCCAGTACCTGCCCCGTGAAGTCGCGGTCATCCAGAACTACACCAACGCCACGACGTCCAAGCGTTACAACAAGCTGTTGCCGAGCTTCAACATCGCGTGGAACGTGACGGACGACTTCCTGGTTCGCGCGGCCGGCTCGCAGGCACTCGCCCGTGCCAACTACACCGATCTGGCGCAGCTGGGCAGCCTGACCAACAACACCCAGGAGTACTACAACGACCGCAAGCAGTTCGGTGCTCCCCTGCCCGGCTGGTACGGCAGCGGCGCCAACGCCGATCTGAAGCCGTTCACGGCGACGCAGTTCGACCTGGCCGGCGAGTGGTACTACGCCGAGCATTCGGTGCTCGGCCTGGATCTGTTCCAGAAGAAGGTGAAGAACTTCGTCGTGCCCGTGACCGTGAACAACCTCACGGTGAACGTCGGCGGCACGGAAGAGAACTTCCTGCAGTACAGCACCAACGCCAACGGCCGTTCGGGTACGTCGAAGGGTATCGAGCTCTACACCCAGCACACCTGGGAGTCGGGCTTCGGCTACATCGGCAACTACACGCTCAACAAGACGAACGAAACGGCCGTGACCCTGGGCGACACCGCGGTGGGCAAGGCCGAGCTGATCGGCAGCGCCAAGTACGCCGCCAACGTTTCGGTGTTCTACGAAAAGAACGGCCTGCTGCTACGCGCCAGCGACAACTGGACGGGCCGTACCATGCAGGGTCTGGCGTCAGGTCTCCCGATCTACTCGCAGCCGTACCACCAGATCGATCTGAATGGCGACTACGAGTTCAACAAGCACGTCATGGTGACCGCCTCGGTGATCAACCTGAACAAGGCGACGCCTCACCAGTACCTCGGTGGCGACACCCGGGCACGCCTGGTCTCGCTCGAGTACGCCGGCCGCCAGTACTACGTCGGTGTGACGTACAAGTTCGGCGACGGTACCTGA
- a CDS encoding BufA1 family periplasmic bufferin-type metallophore, producing the protein MNHRHIASLALTFAALTAGVAHADAAKPAVEKCWGVAKAGQNDCAAGPGTTCAGTAKADYQKNAWKNVPAGTCTAIKTPKGNGSLTKVG; encoded by the coding sequence ATGAACCATCGCCACATCGCTTCCCTCGCCCTGACCTTCGCCGCCCTGACCGCCGGTGTCGCTCACGCCGACGCCGCCAAACCCGCCGTCGAAAAATGCTGGGGTGTCGCCAAGGCCGGCCAGAACGACTGTGCCGCCGGCCCCGGTACGACCTGCGCTGGTACCGCGAAGGCGGATTATCAGAAGAACGCGTGGAAGAACGTCCCGGCCGGCACGTGTACCGCCATCAAGACCCCCAAGGGCAACGGCTCCCTGACCAAGGTCGGTTGA
- a CDS encoding DNA-binding domain-containing protein produces the protein MSLGDLQRRLLTAVMTGRPVPELSAAGQRVYANNVRGQLLAALRDTYEKCAAWLGDDVFHVHAGAYIEAHGSTSWSLDHYGSDFPDYLARAFPERLELSELAWLEWALRTAFSGRNASGLALEELHVRDWDGVQFSFVPTLMYRQLHTNAPALWAGIATGQGIHTRPSDSATDNGHGVRVWRHELTPRFVSMTRAEHACLDLVVAGATFGEVCEWLSSTAREKDVASAAGSLLRAWATDGLITGVRETG, from the coding sequence ATGAGTCTGGGCGACCTCCAGCGCCGCCTGCTCACGGCGGTCATGACCGGACGCCCGGTGCCCGAGCTGTCGGCGGCGGGCCAGCGCGTGTATGCAAACAACGTTCGCGGTCAGCTGCTGGCCGCGTTGCGCGATACCTACGAGAAATGCGCGGCGTGGCTGGGCGACGACGTCTTCCACGTGCACGCCGGGGCCTATATCGAAGCACATGGTTCAACGTCCTGGTCGCTGGATCATTACGGCAGCGACTTTCCGGACTATCTCGCGCGAGCCTTCCCGGAAAGGCTCGAACTGAGTGAACTGGCGTGGCTCGAATGGGCGCTTCGCACCGCATTTTCAGGAAGAAACGCTTCAGGCCTAGCGCTCGAGGAACTGCACGTGAGGGATTGGGATGGCGTCCAGTTCTCGTTCGTTCCTACCCTCATGTACCGACAGCTGCACACGAACGCTCCCGCTCTCTGGGCCGGCATCGCGACCGGCCAGGGAATACATACACGTCCATCCGACAGCGCGACCGATAACGGTCACGGCGTCCGCGTCTGGCGGCATGAGCTGACGCCACGTTTCGTTTCTATGACGCGTGCGGAACACGCGTGCCTCGACCTCGTGGTAGCGGGCGCAACGTTTGGCGAAGTCTGCGAGTGGCTGTCCTCGACGGCGCGTGAGAAAGACGTCGCCTCGGCGGCGGGATCGCTGCTTCGTGCCTGGGCGACCGACGGGTTGATTACCGGTGTGCGGGAAACCGGCTGA
- a CDS encoding sigma-70 family RNA polymerase sigma factor, with translation MSDNDATTSAEVELRWCFLQGLSGDAAQYRLFLGRLSSHLRAYLRRRLPKAPADVEDVLQEALLAIHNARHTYQDDQSLTAWVYAITRYKLMDFFRAHARREALHEPLWEDDNLFGTVDLEPAEARRDLGELLVTLPERHRLPIELVKLQGLSVAEAASRSGLSESAVKVGIHRGLKALATRIRGLT, from the coding sequence ATGTCCGATAATGACGCCACCACCTCCGCCGAGGTCGAACTGCGCTGGTGTTTCCTGCAAGGGCTGAGCGGTGATGCCGCGCAGTACCGCCTTTTCCTCGGCAGGCTGTCGTCGCACTTGCGTGCATACCTGCGTCGCCGACTGCCGAAGGCTCCGGCCGATGTTGAGGACGTACTGCAGGAGGCCCTGCTGGCCATTCATAACGCACGGCACACCTATCAGGACGATCAGTCACTGACGGCCTGGGTCTATGCCATTACCCGGTACAAGCTGATGGATTTCTTTCGCGCGCACGCGCGACGAGAGGCATTGCACGAGCCCCTCTGGGAAGACGATAACCTCTTCGGTACTGTCGACCTGGAGCCGGCTGAAGCAAGGCGCGATCTCGGCGAGTTACTGGTCACCCTGCCTGAGCGCCATCGCCTCCCGATCGAACTGGTCAAGCTTCAGGGCTTGTCCGTGGCCGAAGCCGCGTCTCGCAGCGGATTGTCCGAATCGGCGGTCAAAGTCGGCATACACCGCGGCCTCAAGGCCCTCGCCACGCGCATTCGAGGCCTGACATGA